From Gimesia panareensis, the proteins below share one genomic window:
- a CDS encoding FAD-dependent oxidoreductase: MQHEYDVIIVGGGGSGLAAAARALEFGARVLVLEKQPQLGGTTGMAIGSFTGNGTSMQRAAGINDNPDDHETDAGLFAAPEIEAHNHSDLRRFFLGETAETLEWLRGMGLHFHGPNPEPPNRVPRMHNIVPNAKAYIAAFQAQILKQKGTIVCDAPVVELIREAGRVTGVVAEIQGERQTIRAQRGVVLAAGDYANAPEIIVRFKGDRFRSIEGVNPKACGDGHLLAEQTGAQLLNMDITYGPELRFVPPPGDPFEQLLPTSGLLAQLMGRLVPYLPQFLINWRIKRLLLTWQHPENSLFDDGAILINSAGRRFCNETVSPEREIAISEQTDKAAYILLDERIAGHYSQWPHFISTAPKIAYAYVEDYLKLRPDVSAAANSLEVLAAQRQLNPTHLQETVAQFNVYASGQQADPFGRTGDSKPLAGNRWVLLGPAKAYFTTTEGGVAINQGLQALDESGDPIPGLYAIGCNGLGGQVLWGHGLHIAWALTSGRLVGEALGKSINQ, from the coding sequence GTGCAGCATGAATATGACGTGATCATTGTGGGTGGGGGCGGTAGCGGACTGGCAGCCGCGGCGCGGGCACTGGAATTCGGGGCCCGGGTACTCGTGCTGGAGAAGCAGCCCCAACTCGGTGGGACCACGGGTATGGCCATTGGTTCGTTTACCGGGAATGGAACGAGCATGCAACGTGCCGCGGGGATCAACGACAATCCCGATGATCACGAAACCGACGCCGGCCTGTTCGCGGCACCTGAAATCGAAGCACACAATCATTCTGATCTGCGACGATTTTTTCTGGGAGAGACTGCAGAGACCCTGGAGTGGCTCCGCGGCATGGGGCTGCATTTTCACGGGCCAAATCCCGAGCCCCCCAACCGTGTCCCACGAATGCACAACATCGTCCCCAATGCGAAAGCGTACATCGCAGCCTTCCAGGCGCAGATTCTCAAGCAGAAGGGAACGATTGTCTGTGACGCTCCGGTAGTCGAACTGATCAGAGAAGCAGGACGGGTGACGGGAGTCGTCGCGGAAATTCAGGGCGAACGGCAAACGATCCGGGCGCAACGGGGAGTCGTCCTGGCGGCGGGTGACTATGCGAATGCGCCGGAGATTATCGTGCGGTTTAAGGGAGACCGGTTCCGTTCGATTGAAGGAGTGAATCCCAAAGCGTGCGGTGACGGTCACCTGCTGGCAGAACAGACCGGTGCGCAGCTGTTGAACATGGACATCACCTATGGCCCGGAACTGCGTTTTGTGCCGCCCCCCGGTGATCCGTTTGAACAACTGCTGCCGACCAGTGGTTTGCTGGCGCAACTGATGGGACGGCTGGTCCCTTATCTGCCTCAGTTTCTGATCAACTGGAGGATTAAACGACTGCTGTTGACCTGGCAGCACCCCGAAAACTCGCTGTTTGATGATGGGGCGATTCTAATCAATTCCGCAGGCCGGCGATTCTGTAATGAGACCGTCTCTCCCGAGCGGGAGATCGCGATTTCCGAACAGACTGACAAAGCGGCTTACATTCTATTAGACGAACGGATCGCGGGTCACTACAGCCAATGGCCGCATTTTATTTCGACCGCACCGAAAATTGCGTATGCCTATGTGGAAGATTATCTGAAGTTGCGCCCCGATGTGAGTGCAGCCGCAAATTCACTGGAGGTACTCGCGGCACAACGCCAGTTGAATCCCACTCACTTACAGGAAACCGTCGCCCAGTTTAACGTGTACGCATCAGGCCAGCAGGCAGATCCGTTTGGACGAACCGGGGATTCAAAACCGCTGGCGGGAAATCGCTGGGTGCTGCTGGGACCGGCGAAAGCGTACTTCACCACGACGGAAGGGGGCGTGGCGATCAACCAGGGACTGCAGGCGCTGGATGAAAGCGGCGATCCGATTCCCGGCCTGTACGCGATTGGCTGCAATGGTCTGGGGGGCCAAGTGCTCTGGGGACACGGACTACATATCGCCTGGGCACTCACCAGCGGTCGCCTGGTGGGGGAAGCATTGGGAAAAAGCATAAATCAGTGA